The DNA window ATGCTGAGACTGCCCCAAGGAGGGAAGGCTGAGCCCTGTGATTCCttggccctgccagtgcttcCCCCTTGCTTCAGGAGGAAGCAGTGAGGAAATTCCTTCTGTGCTCATTTTTCACAACAAAGCCACCGGATGGGCACTGTGATGGACATTGTGCTGTTCCTGCAGTTCTTGATGATGTTCACTGGGCTGACAGCCATTCAGTTATCCTGGGAACTGGCTCCAATACTGTATAAAATTTGCCCACTGGCAGACAATGTTTCCAAAGCCTGACTAAGCTTGTCCACCAATACCCATCTTGGTTTCTAACAGTAAACATCCAGGGAAAAAACtgatggaaatttttttttctttgtttttttctgccaGCCCAGTGAACATCATTAAGAACTGCAGGAACAGCACAATGGAGATGAGATCCAGGAAGAAAACTCTTTATGCTTTTCCCCCTTCCAGGTATGGGACCCACGGGCAACACACAATTTGTCAGACTGTACCTTGGCGACGCCGCAGCCGCAAGAAGTAATACGTGGTGCCCCATCCTGTGCAAACCCCAACAAACAGGAATGACAGCAAGATGCCAAGGCTGCTCTTTTTGCTGGTGAGAAATTCAGGATTACCTGCAGAGTAGAAGAAAACAGAGCATCCAAGTGAAGCAAGCAGGAGTGCTAAGCCATGAGCTGCCTCGTAAGCACCACACAGAGGAACTGGCCCCATCTGATAAAGAGAGAAGGAACTGATGAATGAGAGATAAAAGAGCCTCTGGCTCATCATGTTTTACAGAAGGTACCTGGCATAATGCTCCCTTTATCAACATTCAAAGCAAATTCTTGTCACTCCACCACAACAGATACTTTTGAACATCAACCTTATCTGAAATAACCAACAAGTGGTGAGACCCATCCTTGATGAAGCGCTCAAATAAGGAAATCCACTTTGACTGgtttttaaaaacctttttgTCCATGACCTAAGGAAGATGACATAGGTATCTACCatgaaagaaatttaaatatataaatgtcaCCTTTAGTTGACAAATGTCCTCATTTAGCACTTACAGATAAGGTCAATTCTTGGGACCTTGTCGCATCACCCTTCCCTCAGCACCCCTGTGTCTGTCACTATGTAATTACAGGAACTTGAGCCTGTAGACATCTCTGTCCAGGACTGGCCATGTCCATTTGCCAAGGCAAAGTTTCTGAGACTGGCTGGCTGCAGCATGTGTGGATTCAAATTATGAATGTAATTTGACATCTCTCTGCCCATGTAAACTCTGTTCACATCAAGCTGTCTGGACAAGCCCCTCTCAAAGCAAAAGGCCAACACAAGAAGAGATTAACCGAGAATTCCCTCACCAGGAATGGCACCTGCCACTGCAGCATGTTTTGGATGTAACTCCTGAATGTAGCACTTCAGGTCAGGGTTGTGGCGCCAGACATCTGCCTCTGCTTCACAGCAAACAGTCTTGTACTCAGTACTGATGTTACCTCCTCCATTTTCTGAGAAATATGAAAGGTAAAAAAAGTTTTGATTATAAATGTGGATCATGTAGAAGATCTTCAGCGAAGGGCTAAAGATGTTGAAGAGGTTAATAGATTAAAAAAGTGGATCATGTTGCACAAAATGTTGGAGATTGCTATGATTGCTACAAGCTGGAGATGTTTCATTCCCTAACAGGCCAAATCAACCACTGACATTGGATTTCCTTCTCACCAAAGCTGAGGAGTTCTTCTGGGAatcaaaaatggaaatatttcaagAAGATAAGAAAGTTTTCACACACAGTTAAGAATAACAAAACATCTGTAAAAATCTTATCATTACCTTTATGCAATAAAAATCTACTAAAAATTTTTGCAGTTGCCTTTTACCCACAGGAACCAAAGAAGAGGAACAACCAAGTGTCTTGTTGTAAATCTCTAGTAGTAGCTAAGTGAATCTCTAAGATCCTGGAGTGCATCTCCTACCAACTCTTCATCCCACTGTGCCATTGAAGAGCTTATTCTTCTTCAAAGAGAATCTGGAAAACTCCCTCCTGCCTTCACCTACACATCCACTCCTTCCCTTCTTAGGGGATACAGACATCCCTGTCTACAGCAATTTCCAGATTTCACTGTGAATGAAATTTGTCAGTGTCACCAAAGTTTTACATTGTAGTGACAGCACGCAGATATTTTGCAGTGATGAGCATAAATACAGGAGAGAAATGGCTTATGGTGGCCAGAAATTAAATACAGGAGGAATGATTAGGCTCAATAAAAGCCTATTAGATTAGGCTAAATGAAAGCCCTGCAACCTGAGCCAACATGAAGTTTTGCCCTCATGGAGCCGCTTGCTTCATGTACTGACAGGTGTGCGAATTCCTGATTTTGGCAGTTTTGTGAGGAAGCTGGAAAGATGCTCCTGGGTGTTTATTGAACTGGACagaagagcagcacagagcagctcctgagaCTGGACCTGGCTGCGGGTGTGTTCTGGCTGAACCAGGTGGGATTCACACATTGCAGTGTGGCACAGAATTTCACCATGGGAATTGCTGTtgccaaaaaaccctaaaatcaaAATGTATCTTTATAAATCACAGTAACATGTGTTTATCTGAATCTCTCCTAGTGTCGTTTTAAGCAGTGTTTGACCTGAAAGAGCTGAATTACTTTTGTGAATTACTTTATGACTTTTTCGCACAGAAGAAACCCAATCATTCCAGTTTAGTCATTCATAAGCCTTGCTGTCTGCCCGCATAGAGAACAGTTCAGTTTCCTCCCAGAAATATGTTTTCCAGCAGTTAATAACCAGGTTCCCAGCAAGCATACCTCCAGAATTCAGGATGCCACACCAGTGTTTTGGTGGCTCAGTTTCATCCGAGATGCCATAAATTTCTTCAGGACAGAAATTTGCTTGCTCAAAGCAAACAGTGATGTGTGATTCCTTGGCCATCAACTCAACTGTTACACCTGGAATAGTGTTTTTCTTGTGCTGTATTTCAGCAATTCttataaagttgttaaaatcaATTATCCCATCCTTGCATTTGCAGCTTTCACAGTCCTTACAGCGGTAGATTTCCATAGCTGCGCTGCCTCGTGTCCACCTAGCTGGGCCAGCAATGGACATGGCAATAcctaaatcagaaaaaaaaacaaagagaaaaatttccATCAGTTTTCTCCCTGGATGTTTACTGTTAGAGAACAGGATGGGTCTTGGTGGACAAGCTTAGTCAGGCTTTGGAAACATTGTCTGCCAGTGGGCAAATTTTATACAGTACTGGGGCCAGTTCACAGGAAAACTTTTGGGGTAGAAACATGATGGAATTCCCCCACTACTTCCACTGTTTTTTTTAACTGGGAAGTTGGCAGCTTGGGAGGTGAGTTGAAAGATGTTTCTCTTGCTGAGATCCTCTGTTCTTGTCCTCTTTCCTTCCCAAACTCCTTGGCACAACCCCACCAGGTGCTCCTTGAACACACTGGGACTGGCTGGCTGCAGCATGTGTGGATTCAAATTATGAATGTACAGGACATCTCTCTGCCCATGTAAACTCTGTTCACATCAAGCTGTCTGGACAAGCCCCTCTCAAAGCAAAAGGCCAACACAAGAAGAGATTAACCTATAATTCCCTCACCAGGAACTGCAACTGGCAGTGCATCATGTTTTGGATGGGACTTGTGTTTTGGATGGGACTTGTGTTTTGGATGGGACTTCTTAATGTAGCACTTCAGGTCAGGGTTGTGTCGCCAGGCATCTGCCTCTGCTTCACAGCAAACAGTCTTGTACTCAGTATTGATGTTGCCT is part of the Zonotrichia albicollis isolate bZonAlb1 chromosome 19, bZonAlb1.hap1, whole genome shotgun sequence genome and encodes:
- the LOC102075212 gene encoding uncharacterized protein LOC102075212; amino-acid sequence: MDSPHLLHMGFLLLALAARHPSIAMSIAGPARWTRGSAAMEIYRCKDCESCKCKDGIIDFNNFIRIAEIQHKKNTIPGVTVELMANESHITVCFEQANFCPEEIYGISDQNEPPILSCGILNSGENGGGNINTEYKTVCCEAEADAWRHNPDLKCYIKKSHPKHKSHPKHKSHPKHDALPVAVPGIAMSIAGPARWTRGSAAMEIYRCKDCESCKCKDGIIDFNNFIRIAEIQHKKNTIPGVTVELMAKESHITVCFEQANFCPEEIYGISDETEPPKHWCGILNSGENGGGNISTEYKTVCCEAEADVWRHNPDLKCYIQELHPKHAAVAGAIPGNPEFLTSKKSSLGILLSFLFVGVCTGWGTTYYFLRLRRRQASRQDREASDRERLTDNHLQRRELLCQQHPPLS